The sequence GCCAGTTCACGGGGTTGTCCCCCTGGGCGGCGAACATGTTCTGCATCTGCGCGGCGGCCGCCCGCAGCTGGGCGGGATCCTGCGGCAGGTTCGCCTGCTGCGCGAGGGCGGACAGGTCCAGCCCGTCGAGGGCACCCTCGGGGAGCGCGTCCCCGAAGGTCTCCTTCAGGAAGCGCTTCAGCGCCTCCTCGTCCATGTCACCGGGTCCACCCGGGATCGGGGCATCGCTCATGGCCACCTCCAGCAGTCCGTGGGGGGACCAGCGTACCGACCGCGCCTGGGCAGGTGCAGGGGGTGGGGCACAATGTCGGGGTGACCGCAGCACCCACCCGACCCTCCCGCGCCCGCCGGGTGCGGGCCGTCCTCGCCCGTGCCCTCGACGACGCACAGCTGGCCCGGCCGAGGCTGGCGCTGGGCTCCCTGCTCCTGCTGTGCGTGATGATCCTCGTCGGCTCCCTGCTGCCGGTGCCGTACGTCATCGAACGGCCCGGCCCCGCGATCGACGTGCTCGGCGATTACCAGGACGAGGAGATCCTCGTCATCGACGGGGCGCAGACCCACGAGACGGACGGCGCGCTGATGATGACGACGGTGTCGGTCGACGGCGGCCCCGGCTACCGGGTGACCCCGGTCGAGGTGGTCGCCGCCTGGTTCGACCGCACGAAGATGGTGCTGCCGCGCGAGGCGGTCTTCCCCGAGGGCCAGACCCGCGAGGAGACCACCCTCACCAACACCGCAGCGATGAGCACCTCCCAGCAGGGGGCGGTCGCCGTCGCGCTGGACGAGCTGGGGATCGACCACGAGCAGGTGGTCATGATCGCGGGCGTCGAGGAGGGCGGCGCGGCCGAGGGCACCCTCGAGGGCGGGGACGTGATCGTCTCCGTCGACGGCGAGGCGGCGAGCGGGGTCGAGGCGTACCGGGAGCTGATCCGGGCCGTGCCCGAGGGGGAGCCGATCCCCATGACCGTGCGGCGCGACGGCACCGAGATCGAGCTCGAGGTCCCCACCGCGGAGGTGGACGGCGCCTCGATGATGGGCGTGGTGCTG comes from Brachybacterium faecium DSM 4810 and encodes:
- a CDS encoding predicted secreted protein containing a PDZ domain (PFAM: PDZ domain (Also known as DHR or GLGF)), with the protein product MGHNVGVTAAPTRPSRARRVRAVLARALDDAQLARPRLALGSLLLLCVMILVGSLLPVPYVIERPGPAIDVLGDYQDEEILVIDGAQTHETDGALMMTTVSVDGGPGYRVTPVEVVAAWFDRTKMVLPREAVFPEGQTREETTLTNTAAMSTSQQGAVAVALDELGIDHEQVVMIAGVEEGGAAEGTLEGGDVIVSVDGEAASGVEAYRELIRAVPEGEPIPMTVRRDGTEIELEVPTAEVDGASMMGVVLAEGYEFPMDVDIAVGDIGGPSAGMIFSLSVYDELTPGALTGGHRIAGTGTIATDGTVGPIGGIRQKMVGAAESDAEFFLAPSQNCDEVVGYAPDDLDVVAVSTFEEALDATETIAGTGSTEGLPTCEDVNSK